The following coding sequences are from one Lysinibacillus sp. FSL W8-0992 window:
- a CDS encoding ABC transporter ATP-binding protein produces MIQVENLQHTFLIGKKGKEKHVPVLKGVNFEVKKGEIVAIVGKSGSGKSTLLQTLAGFMKAEQGSIKVNGQETAKLNETESAAFRLRQFGFIFQNFQLMPGLTAFENIELPLKLQGASKAIRKEKVKKIMDKVGLTAVADHYPNELSGGQQQRVSIARALITNPPILLADEPTGSLDSETEQDILLLIQSLNRELGLTFVIITHDEEVATIAHRRFRMYDGELVKEVE; encoded by the coding sequence ATGATTCAAGTCGAGAACTTACAACATACATTTTTAATTGGGAAAAAAGGCAAGGAAAAGCATGTACCTGTATTAAAGGGTGTCAATTTTGAAGTGAAGAAAGGAGAGATTGTCGCAATTGTCGGCAAAAGTGGCTCGGGAAAATCAACATTGCTTCAAACTTTAGCAGGGTTTATGAAGGCTGAACAAGGCTCTATTAAGGTGAATGGGCAAGAGACAGCCAAACTTAATGAAACAGAGAGTGCAGCTTTTCGATTGCGACAGTTCGGTTTTATTTTTCAAAACTTTCAACTCATGCCAGGTTTAACGGCATTTGAGAATATTGAATTGCCTTTGAAATTGCAAGGTGCTAGCAAAGCTATACGTAAAGAAAAAGTGAAGAAGATAATGGACAAGGTTGGATTAACTGCAGTAGCTGACCATTATCCAAATGAATTATCAGGCGGTCAACAACAGCGTGTAAGTATTGCAAGAGCATTGATTACCAATCCTCCAATATTGCTTGCAGATGAGCCAACGGGGAGTTTGGATTCTGAAACAGAACAAGATATTTTACTCCTAATTCAAAGCTTAAATCGTGAGCTTGGCTTAACTTTTGTTATTATTACGCACGATGAAGAAGTGGCGACTATTGCTCATCGACGTTTCAGAATGTATGATGGCGAGCTTGTAAAGGAGGTAGAATAA
- a CDS encoding ABC transporter permease, whose protein sequence is MIWKDQLDFVIQHIKKNKLRVFMTVLAATMGCAFLIVLASVGFGLQDSIRNEILSDENVTKIQVYDGSQFTEQQKDEIKSIENVNTVLETITVNASAHSYFEDRDANSNLILTNMKDFKDVTGKLAQGQYPTKPNEIIVGYHFGQTLLNDADRDKIKEKSKKAEAEGTYYDGNEEGYKQSVIGKEIELSLISNSNGTSETEKVKYTIVGVTKKPSYDWMIDNTVYMDSKQKEAIGSSFAALDDVPEDEVFNSEFNIYADSLEHVKPILEKLKDKGYNVYSVTEQLDQMDVFFLVLKIGLIFVGTIAVLIASIGIFNTMTMAVTERTREIGVLKAIGASPKLIQRLFLMESTFIGIFGTIIAVVISYAISFTANAILPLILKAATGEDAFGSSDITFSLIPWQLVLIASAISIGVAMVSGYRPARKATKIDVIQALRQEL, encoded by the coding sequence ATGATATGGAAAGATCAACTAGACTTTGTTATACAACATATAAAGAAAAATAAATTACGGGTATTTATGACGGTGCTGGCTGCAACAATGGGTTGTGCGTTTTTAATTGTCCTGGCATCCGTAGGGTTTGGACTACAGGATTCGATTCGTAACGAAATACTTTCGGATGAAAATGTAACAAAAATACAAGTATATGATGGCTCACAATTTACAGAGCAACAGAAAGATGAAATAAAGTCGATAGAAAATGTTAACACAGTGCTTGAAACGATTACAGTTAATGCAAGTGCACACTCTTATTTTGAAGATCGTGATGCAAATTCAAACTTAATCTTAACGAATATGAAAGATTTTAAAGATGTAACTGGGAAACTTGCGCAAGGACAGTATCCAACAAAGCCGAATGAGATTATTGTTGGATATCATTTCGGCCAAACTTTATTAAACGACGCTGATCGCGATAAGATTAAAGAAAAAAGTAAAAAGGCTGAGGCAGAGGGAACGTATTATGATGGTAATGAAGAAGGATATAAACAGTCTGTCATTGGTAAAGAGATTGAGTTATCTTTAATATCTAATTCAAATGGAACATCTGAAACTGAAAAGGTGAAATATACGATTGTCGGTGTGACGAAGAAGCCTTCTTATGATTGGATGATTGACAATACAGTTTATATGGATTCAAAACAGAAAGAGGCAATAGGTAGCAGTTTTGCGGCATTAGATGATGTACCAGAAGATGAAGTATTTAATTCGGAATTTAATATATATGCAGACAGTTTAGAGCACGTAAAGCCTATTTTGGAAAAGCTAAAAGACAAAGGCTACAATGTGTATTCAGTGACTGAGCAATTAGATCAAATGGATGTATTTTTCCTTGTATTAAAGATTGGCTTAATTTTTGTTGGAACAATTGCCGTATTAATCGCCTCTATTGGGATTTTTAATACGATGACTATGGCGGTTACAGAGCGTACACGTGAAATTGGCGTATTAAAGGCAATCGGAGCGAGTCCAAAGCTTATTCAACGATTATTTTTAATGGAAAGTACATTTATCGGCATTTTTGGAACAATCATTGCCGTAGTGATTTCGTATGCTATTAGCTTTACGGCAAATGCGATTTTACCGTTAATTTTAAAAGCGGCAACAGGTGAAGATGCGTTTGGTTCGTCTGATATTACATTTTCACTTATTCCATGGCAGCTCGTTCTTATTGCGTCTGCTATCAGTATTGGTGTTGCTATGGTTTCTGGCTACCGACCAGCTCGTAAAGCAACAAAAATCGATGTTATCCAAGCATTGCGACAAGAGCTATAA
- a CDS encoding class I SAM-dependent methyltransferase has protein sequence MTFEEMKAQLQEQFTQQQLVAATISQPRMKSNEVKRIKLKPIMLKDAYHIQIEYQYERILKHENVILADFPPKLELFFADFRQAHIDFIDEKVQVQLSKKNKVLWKSDKVATPKEVNLSHNRKKNYLLDESTPYPFLIRLGVQSEEGKVKKQKYDKFKQINRFIEFIDDALAHLPKDRQVRILDFGSGKSYLTFALYHYLKIEKGLDIRVTGLDLKKEVIEECSRIAQDLGYEQLEFLVGDINDYNDESNVDMVVTLHACDVATDMALSRAVKWGASVILSVPCCQHELNRQLDTPALDIMLQHGLVRERFAALATDSIRAEILSLVGYEAQLLEFIDMENTPKNILIRAYYTGKKPSAQQRAKYDAFVTLLNAKPFLANELTSYL, from the coding sequence ATGACATTTGAAGAAATGAAAGCACAGCTACAAGAGCAATTTACACAACAACAACTCGTTGCAGCTACAATCAGTCAACCTCGTATGAAGTCTAATGAAGTAAAGCGTATTAAACTAAAGCCCATCATGCTGAAAGATGCTTATCATATACAAATTGAATACCAATATGAACGTATTTTAAAACATGAGAACGTCATACTAGCTGATTTCCCTCCTAAGCTCGAGCTGTTTTTTGCTGACTTCCGTCAAGCACATATCGATTTTATTGACGAAAAAGTACAGGTGCAACTATCGAAAAAGAACAAAGTATTATGGAAGTCTGATAAAGTAGCTACACCAAAGGAAGTAAACTTATCACATAACCGCAAGAAAAACTATTTACTTGATGAGTCCACCCCCTACCCTTTTTTAATTCGCTTAGGTGTACAAAGTGAAGAAGGAAAAGTAAAAAAACAAAAATACGATAAATTCAAGCAAATTAATCGCTTCATTGAATTTATCGACGATGCCTTAGCCCATTTGCCAAAAGATCGCCAAGTGCGAATTTTAGATTTTGGTTCAGGGAAATCCTATTTAACGTTTGCCTTATATCATTACTTAAAAATTGAAAAAGGTTTGGATATTCGTGTCACTGGCTTAGATTTGAAAAAAGAGGTTATCGAGGAATGCTCACGTATTGCACAGGATTTAGGCTACGAGCAACTTGAATTTTTAGTTGGGGATATTAATGACTATAATGATGAATCAAATGTAGACATGGTAGTGACTCTCCATGCCTGTGATGTAGCAACAGATATGGCATTATCACGCGCAGTGAAATGGGGAGCAAGTGTTATTTTAAGCGTGCCATGTTGCCAGCATGAGCTAAACCGTCAACTTGATACACCCGCACTCGACATCATGCTACAGCACGGTCTTGTCCGCGAACGCTTTGCTGCATTGGCTACCGATTCGATTCGCGCAGAGATTTTATCGCTTGTTGGCTATGAAGCACAATTACTGGAATTTATCGACATGGAGAACACACCGAAAAATATTTTAATTCGAGCGTATTATACTGGTAAAAAGCCAAGTGCACAGCAACGTGCTAAGTACGACGCTTTTGTCACACTGTTGAATGCGAAGCCATTTTTGGCAAATGAATTAACATCTTATTTATAA
- the putP gene encoding sodium/proline symporter PutP, whose product MSDNTYQLIAIIIYMITMLGIGWYAFVKTSNLTDYMLGGRSLGPAVTALSAGAADMSGWLLMGLPGAIYVSGLVEAWIAIGLTIGAYLNWMFVAPRLRVYTQVSNDSITIPSYLDNRLRDNTKLIRIASGLIILIFFTFYVSSGMVAGGKFFDSSFGYEYHTGLLIVSGVVVAYTLFGGFLAVSYTDFLQGLIMFLALITVPLFGVFLTGGLSETVESIKAVNPEHLSLLPATATAAAIISSLAWGLGYFGQPHIIVRFMAISSVKETKQARRIGIGWMILSLAGALATALVGVAYYQQNAGELKDAETVFIVLGQILFHPFIAGIMLAAILAAIMSTISSQLIVTSSALVEDIYKALFNKTATDKHYVFIGRMAVLVVAIIAAILAWNPENSILNLVGFAWAGFGAAFGPIILLSLYWKRLTNYGALSGMVLGALTAFVWGKIESLSTALYEIVPGFLVCLVVAVIVSMMTYKRNEEIEDEFNRSVSLLKEERGK is encoded by the coding sequence ATGTCGGACAACACTTATCAGCTAATCGCTATTATTATTTATATGATTACAATGCTAGGAATCGGATGGTATGCATTTGTAAAAACTTCAAATTTAACGGATTACATGCTAGGGGGACGCTCGTTAGGACCTGCTGTTACAGCCCTTAGTGCGGGTGCTGCGGATATGTCTGGTTGGCTTTTAATGGGGTTGCCAGGTGCGATTTATGTATCAGGACTTGTAGAGGCGTGGATTGCAATTGGGTTAACAATCGGTGCCTATTTAAATTGGATGTTTGTCGCACCGAGATTACGAGTTTATACGCAAGTTTCAAATGACTCTATTACAATTCCAAGTTATTTGGATAATCGATTACGTGATAATACGAAATTAATACGAATTGCTTCTGGGCTAATCATACTTATATTTTTTACATTCTATGTATCTTCAGGAATGGTAGCTGGAGGCAAGTTTTTTGATAGTTCATTTGGCTATGAATACCATACAGGTTTATTAATAGTATCAGGCGTAGTTGTTGCCTATACATTGTTTGGTGGATTTTTAGCGGTGAGTTATACAGACTTTTTGCAAGGATTAATTATGTTTTTAGCACTTATAACAGTACCGTTATTCGGGGTATTTTTAACTGGTGGACTTAGTGAAACAGTAGAGTCCATTAAGGCGGTTAACCCAGAGCATTTAAGTCTATTACCTGCGACAGCAACTGCTGCCGCGATTATTTCTTCCCTTGCTTGGGGATTAGGATACTTTGGGCAACCACATATTATCGTACGTTTTATGGCGATTAGTTCTGTGAAGGAGACAAAACAGGCTCGCCGTATTGGTATTGGATGGATGATTTTAAGTCTTGCTGGTGCACTTGCAACCGCATTAGTAGGCGTTGCATACTACCAGCAAAATGCTGGCGAATTAAAGGACGCTGAAACGGTGTTTATTGTACTTGGCCAAATTTTGTTCCATCCATTTATTGCAGGTATTATGTTAGCAGCTATTTTAGCGGCAATTATGAGTACAATCTCATCGCAATTAATTGTCACTTCTTCAGCACTTGTGGAGGATATATACAAAGCGTTGTTTAATAAGACAGCTACCGATAAACATTATGTTTTTATTGGTCGAATGGCCGTATTAGTAGTAGCAATTATTGCAGCAATTTTAGCTTGGAACCCTGAAAATTCTATTTTGAATTTAGTAGGTTTTGCTTGGGCTGGCTTTGGAGCTGCGTTTGGACCAATTATTTTATTATCATTATATTGGAAGAGATTGACGAATTACGGAGCGTTGAGTGGGATGGTGTTGGGTGCATTAACAGCTTTTGTTTGGGGAAAAATAGAATCGCTTTCAACGGCTCTTTACGAAATTGTACCAGGCTTCCTAGTTTGTTTAGTAGTAGCCGTTATTGTTAGTATGATGACATATAAAAGAAATGAAGAGATTGAAGATGAATTCAATCGTAGCGTATCATTGTTAAAAGAAGAACGAGGGAAATGA
- the hflX gene encoding GTPase HflX yields the protein MEKLKEVDVLLEKAILVGVNLRNDKHFEYSMEELTNLAEALNVEVLGVVTQNLERVTPSHYVGTGKIEEIKSFFEEAQANLVIFNDELSPSQIRNLERDLETKVIDRTMLILDIFGRRAKTREAQMQVELAQLQYMLPRLVGLHASLSRQGGGTGGGFKNRGAGETKLELDRRKIEDQISKIKKELEQVKEQRETQRKQRRKNAVPVVSIVGYTNAGKSTIMNQLLAKIGQEDHKQVFEKDMLFATLETSVRYIELHDKKSFLLTDTVGFVSKLPHHLVKAFRSTLEEARDADLLLHVVDVSNAEHGFMMDVTNETLKAVGVEGIPTIYVYNKADLANVPYPVISGDNIWISAKQGNGLDELLQIIRQHIFSDYVTCKMLIPYEQGNVVSYLNENATIYETAYEENGTLLKLEVKEADYAKYQQFVVK from the coding sequence GTGGAAAAATTGAAAGAAGTAGATGTTTTACTAGAAAAAGCTATTCTTGTTGGCGTAAATTTACGTAATGATAAGCATTTTGAGTATTCTATGGAAGAGTTAACAAATTTAGCTGAAGCATTAAATGTGGAAGTCTTAGGTGTTGTTACACAAAATTTAGAGCGTGTCACACCTTCACATTATGTTGGAACAGGTAAAATCGAAGAGATAAAAAGCTTTTTTGAAGAAGCGCAAGCCAATCTGGTGATTTTTAATGATGAATTATCACCTTCCCAAATTCGTAATTTAGAGCGCGATTTAGAGACGAAAGTAATCGATCGTACGATGTTAATTTTAGATATTTTTGGGCGCCGTGCAAAAACACGTGAAGCGCAAATGCAGGTAGAGTTGGCGCAACTTCAATACATGCTTCCTCGATTAGTCGGCTTGCATGCTTCGTTAAGCCGACAAGGCGGAGGTACTGGAGGCGGTTTTAAAAACCGTGGAGCTGGTGAAACGAAACTTGAGCTAGATCGTCGTAAAATTGAAGATCAGATTTCAAAAATCAAAAAAGAGTTAGAGCAAGTGAAAGAGCAGCGAGAGACGCAACGAAAACAACGTCGGAAAAATGCCGTACCTGTTGTGTCTATTGTAGGTTATACGAATGCCGGCAAATCGACAATTATGAACCAACTACTCGCTAAAATTGGTCAAGAAGATCACAAACAAGTATTTGAAAAGGATATGCTGTTTGCGACACTTGAAACGTCTGTCCGTTATATTGAATTACATGATAAAAAGTCATTTTTATTAACAGATACAGTCGGCTTTGTTAGTAAATTGCCGCATCATCTAGTGAAGGCGTTTCGCTCGACACTAGAAGAAGCACGTGATGCTGATCTATTGCTTCATGTTGTAGATGTCTCAAATGCAGAGCATGGTTTTATGATGGATGTTACAAACGAAACGTTAAAGGCAGTTGGCGTTGAGGGAATCCCTACTATATATGTTTATAACAAAGCAGACTTAGCAAATGTTCCGTATCCTGTCATTAGTGGAGATAATATTTGGATTTCTGCAAAGCAGGGTAATGGTTTAGATGAACTATTACAAATTATACGACAGCACATTTTTTCTGATTATGTCACATGTAAAATGCTTATACCATATGAGCAGGGCAATGTAGTTTCTTATTTAAATGAAAATGCAACGATTTATGAAACGGCATATGAAGAAAATGGCACATTACTCAAGCTTGAAGTAAAAGAAGCGGATTACGCAAAATATCAACAATTCGTTGTTAAATAG
- a CDS encoding peptide MFS transporter, with translation MSTKDEIVKSVPQNGFVGHPRGLFTLFFTEFWERFSYYGMRAILIFFMYYELNEGGLGLDRGTANSIMAIYGSLVYMSGIIGGWIADRLLGTRKTIFYGGVLIMIGHLLLAFPGGVTMLFASMAFIVIGTGLLKPNVSSIVGDIYAETDSRRDAGFSIFYMGINMGAFIAPFIVGTIGQKYSFHLGFSLAAVGMLIGLIVFKVTEKKYLGLAGLQVNNPLKPEERKKVFTQFGIVALIIILLGGIGIKTGVLTMDVFSLIITALGVLIPAAFFIYMYRSKKTTKDEKSRLLAYIPLFLAAVMFWAIQEQGATILATYADERTQLNIGGFRLESSWFQSLNPLFVITMSPLFAMLWLKWGDKQPSTPRKFSYSLFFAGLSFLVMMIPAHLSDGQALVSPLWLVLSFFLVVVGELLLSPVGLSATTKLAPQAFAAQTMSLWFLTSAAAQAINAQLVKVYEVVSEFTYFGFLGSLSIVIGILLLVLSPIISKAMRGIN, from the coding sequence ATGTCTACTAAAGATGAAATTGTAAAATCTGTCCCTCAAAATGGATTTGTCGGACACCCTAGAGGGCTCTTTACATTATTTTTCACAGAATTTTGGGAGCGTTTTTCATACTACGGTATGCGAGCGATTCTAATCTTCTTCATGTATTATGAATTAAATGAAGGTGGATTAGGTCTTGATCGCGGTACAGCGAATTCAATTATGGCTATTTATGGTTCGCTTGTTTATATGTCAGGTATTATTGGTGGCTGGATAGCCGATCGACTTTTAGGGACACGTAAAACGATTTTTTATGGTGGCGTGTTAATTATGATCGGTCACTTACTGCTAGCATTCCCTGGCGGTGTAACAATGTTATTTGCTTCAATGGCGTTTATTGTTATCGGTACTGGTTTATTAAAACCGAATGTCTCAAGTATTGTAGGGGATATTTATGCTGAAACAGATAGCCGTCGTGATGCAGGATTCTCGATTTTCTATATGGGTATTAATATGGGTGCATTCATTGCGCCGTTTATTGTCGGAACAATTGGACAAAAGTATAGTTTCCATTTAGGCTTCAGTTTAGCAGCGGTTGGTATGCTAATCGGATTAATTGTTTTTAAAGTAACAGAGAAAAAATATTTAGGCTTAGCGGGCTTACAAGTAAATAACCCGTTAAAACCGGAGGAACGTAAAAAAGTCTTTACGCAATTTGGTATTGTAGCATTAATCATTATTCTTTTAGGTGGCATTGGTATTAAAACTGGTGTACTAACAATGGATGTCTTTAGCTTAATTATTACTGCTCTTGGTGTGTTAATACCAGCAGCGTTCTTTATTTATATGTATCGCAGTAAGAAAACAACAAAAGATGAGAAATCTCGCCTTCTTGCATATATACCATTGTTTTTAGCAGCAGTTATGTTCTGGGCTATTCAAGAACAAGGTGCAACAATTTTAGCAACATATGCGGATGAGCGTACACAATTAAATATAGGTGGTTTTCGTCTTGAATCGTCTTGGTTCCAATCGCTAAACCCATTATTCGTTATTACCATGTCTCCATTATTTGCGATGCTATGGTTAAAATGGGGCGATAAGCAACCATCGACACCACGTAAGTTTTCTTATTCACTATTCTTTGCCGGACTATCATTTTTAGTGATGATGATTCCTGCACATCTTTCAGATGGACAAGCTTTAGTAAGTCCATTGTGGTTAGTATTATCATTCTTCTTAGTTGTAGTTGGGGAATTATTATTGTCTCCAGTAGGTCTGTCTGCAACAACGAAATTAGCTCCACAAGCTTTTGCTGCACAAACAATGTCACTATGGTTCTTAACGAGTGCTGCGGCTCAAGCGATTAACGCTCAGCTAGTAAAGGTATACGAAGTTGTAAGCGAATTCACGTATTTCGGATTCTTAGGATCATTGTCAATTGTTATTGGCATACTCTTATTAGTACTTTCACCTATTATTTCTAAAGCGATGCGTGGTATTAATTAG
- a CDS encoding M20 peptidase aminoacylase family protein: MKEALDRLRPRLMEIFTYLHANPEISWQEVETTNYIFDLLTREGFSPQRFKNSTGLYVDIGDGNPKVGLRTDIDALWQEVDGEFKANHSCGHDGHMTMAIGALLLLKEQSQSYKGTIRVIFQPAEEKGTGALAVLKEGIIDDLDYLFGVHLRPVHELEDGTYCAALYHGASRLLEGEIIGEDAHAARPHLGVNAIEVGATIIEDLRTIHTDPMVPVSVKMTKFQAGGGSGNIIPGRAAFTIDIRAQRNDVMDTLAQGVKRVIDSSKILHKVQIELRTVANIVAAEVDTTAQYVMEQAIVKAAGLSNLRKPVHTPGGEDFHHYAVQRPHLKTTMLGLGCGLTPGLHHPKMKFKQARLVTGVEILANAVLGALELET; the protein is encoded by the coding sequence ATGAAAGAAGCATTGGATCGTTTGAGGCCTAGATTAATGGAGATTTTCACGTATTTACATGCGAATCCAGAAATAAGCTGGCAAGAGGTAGAAACAACAAATTATATTTTTGATTTGCTGACACGTGAAGGATTTTCACCGCAACGCTTTAAAAATAGCACAGGGCTGTATGTTGATATTGGTGATGGAAACCCAAAAGTAGGTTTACGTACGGATATAGATGCATTATGGCAAGAAGTAGATGGTGAGTTTAAAGCAAATCATTCTTGTGGACATGACGGACATATGACTATGGCAATCGGTGCTCTTTTACTTTTGAAAGAGCAGTCTCAATCATACAAAGGCACAATTCGTGTTATTTTCCAACCGGCTGAAGAAAAAGGAACAGGTGCATTAGCCGTTCTAAAAGAGGGCATTATTGATGATTTAGATTATTTATTTGGAGTCCATTTAAGACCAGTACACGAGCTCGAGGACGGCACATATTGTGCAGCTTTGTATCATGGAGCATCTCGTTTACTCGAAGGTGAAATCATCGGTGAGGATGCACATGCGGCAAGACCACATCTTGGTGTAAATGCAATAGAAGTAGGTGCAACAATTATAGAAGATTTGCGAACCATACATACAGATCCTATGGTACCTGTATCCGTTAAGATGACAAAATTTCAAGCTGGAGGTGGGTCAGGTAATATTATTCCAGGAAGAGCAGCCTTCACGATTGATATAAGAGCACAACGTAATGATGTAATGGATACACTCGCTCAAGGTGTTAAACGTGTAATCGATTCTTCAAAAATTTTGCATAAAGTGCAAATTGAGTTGCGTACAGTTGCTAATATTGTGGCAGCGGAGGTAGACACAACTGCTCAATATGTTATGGAGCAAGCCATTGTAAAGGCAGCGGGGTTATCTAATTTACGAAAGCCTGTGCATACACCAGGAGGAGAAGATTTTCACCATTATGCAGTTCAACGTCCGCATTTAAAAACGACGATGCTTGGACTAGGCTGTGGATTAACACCAGGACTACACCATCCGAAAATGAAATTTAAGCAGGCAAGACTTGTAACTGGAGTTGAAATTCTTGCAAACGCTGTATTAGGAGCATTAGAACTCGAAACATAA
- a CDS encoding GNAT family N-acetyltransferase, whose product MLENVSIKKMMTPEEIAEVQFLNVEIWGSQAIPSHQMLAAVQNGGLLLGAYFEGRLIGFNYCFVGYREGKMYLHSHMIGVEKTYREQGVGELLKHAQQEYARENGFQLVRWLIDPLEARLANLSFLKLDAYSNQYEIDYYGPLQDDFNDGLPSDRIAVEWWVERKHADDSLDELEEAAEQVVSWSLTVDGLPVLDKDSEFQSNQRFYKDAYLLPIPQYLQKMKVESPKLAEDWRYKIRTILTTFFDQEYAIVRVKKEKEYIHFYLLVRRSLLAL is encoded by the coding sequence ATGTTAGAAAACGTTTCTATTAAAAAAATGATGACACCTGAGGAAATTGCTGAGGTGCAATTCTTAAATGTTGAAATTTGGGGGAGTCAGGCAATCCCCTCACATCAAATGCTAGCGGCTGTTCAAAATGGCGGATTATTGCTTGGTGCGTATTTTGAAGGTCGACTAATTGGTTTTAATTACTGCTTTGTAGGTTACCGCGAAGGAAAAATGTATCTACACTCACACATGATTGGCGTCGAAAAAACATATCGTGAACAAGGTGTAGGAGAGTTATTGAAGCATGCCCAGCAAGAATATGCGCGGGAGAATGGGTTTCAGCTTGTCCGTTGGCTAATTGATCCATTAGAAGCGCGTTTAGCAAATTTATCGTTTTTAAAGCTAGATGCATATAGCAATCAGTATGAAATAGATTATTACGGTCCGTTGCAAGATGATTTTAATGATGGACTGCCCTCTGACCGCATTGCAGTAGAGTGGTGGGTTGAGCGTAAGCATGCAGACGATAGTTTGGATGAGCTAGAAGAAGCGGCAGAACAAGTAGTGTCGTGGTCATTGACGGTTGATGGATTACCAGTGCTCGATAAAGATAGTGAATTTCAAAGTAACCAAAGATTTTATAAGGACGCTTATTTACTCCCAATTCCACAGTATTTACAAAAGATGAAAGTGGAAAGTCCTAAATTGGCAGAGGACTGGCGTTATAAAATTCGTACAATATTAACGACCTTTTTTGATCAAGAATATGCAATTGTTCGGGTGAAAAAGGAAAAAGAATATATTCATTTTTACCTGTTAGTCAGACGCTCTTTATTGGCTTTATAA
- the menC gene encoding o-succinylbenzoate synthase, with product MRIEEITIRHLKMPMKAPFTTSFGTVSEKELLLLEAKDATGTIGWGETVAFVAPWYTEETLKTTWHMLEDFLMPALLHKELVHPDEVSALFAPIRRNCMAKASIEGAVWDIYAQQTKQSLAHALGGSKDYIDVGISLGIQASTEKLLDVIKVYVEKGYKRVKVKIKPGYDVEVIRAIRATFPDLPLMADANSAYTLKDIKVLQQLDAFNLLMIEQPLAADDIIDHAKLQKQLKTPICLDESITSLEDARKAIELGSCGVINIKIGRVGGLTEAKKIHDYCQEHDIPVWCGGMLEAGIGRAHNIALTALSNFILPGDTAGSSHYWYEDIIMPEVVVEDGVIRVPQSVGIGYKPNMAVIDKLTISKKVYTE from the coding sequence GTGAGAATAGAAGAAATTACAATAAGACATTTAAAAATGCCTATGAAGGCTCCATTCACAACAAGTTTTGGTACTGTTAGTGAAAAAGAGCTATTGCTTTTAGAGGCGAAGGATGCGACAGGAACGATTGGTTGGGGAGAGACAGTTGCTTTTGTAGCACCATGGTACACAGAGGAGACATTAAAGACGACATGGCATATGTTAGAGGACTTTTTAATGCCTGCCTTGCTACATAAAGAGCTGGTACATCCAGATGAGGTTAGTGCCTTGTTTGCTCCTATACGGCGTAATTGTATGGCCAAAGCATCTATTGAAGGGGCTGTGTGGGATATTTATGCACAGCAAACGAAACAGTCCCTTGCCCATGCGTTAGGTGGAAGCAAAGATTATATTGATGTAGGAATTAGTTTAGGAATTCAAGCTAGCACTGAAAAACTTTTAGATGTGATTAAGGTCTATGTAGAAAAGGGTTATAAGCGAGTAAAGGTAAAAATAAAACCTGGGTACGATGTCGAAGTAATTCGAGCTATTCGTGCTACATTTCCTGATTTGCCATTAATGGCAGATGCAAACTCAGCGTATACATTAAAAGATATAAAAGTGCTACAGCAGTTAGATGCATTTAACCTTCTCATGATTGAGCAACCACTTGCAGCTGACGACATTATAGATCATGCTAAGCTTCAAAAGCAGTTGAAAACACCAATATGTTTAGATGAAAGTATTACATCACTTGAAGATGCCCGTAAAGCGATTGAGCTAGGTAGCTGTGGTGTCATTAATATAAAAATTGGGCGTGTAGGTGGTTTAACAGAGGCTAAGAAAATCCATGACTATTGTCAAGAGCATGATATTCCTGTTTGGTGTGGTGGCATGTTGGAAGCGGGAATCGGACGAGCGCATAATATCGCATTAACAGCACTCTCCAATTTTATATTACCTGGTGATACAGCAGGGTCAAGCCATTATTGGTATGAGGATATTATTATGCCTGAGGTCGTAGTAGAAGATGGTGTTATTCGTGTACCTCAGAGCGTCGGCATAGGCTATAAGCCAAATATGGCTGTCATTGATAAATTAACAATTAGCAAGAAAGTTTATACAGAGTAG